The Phycisphaeraceae bacterium genome includes a window with the following:
- a CDS encoding iron-sulfur cluster co-chaperone HscB C-terminal domain-containing protein, with translation METNPFGVLGLPERFDLEDEAIESAYLGLAAAAHPDRYSDPLEQADAAERASAINAAREALLNPESRARALFGIREGTEGGAGGDENALPADFLMEVMEVRERLEEAVASEEPGELAALRRWADETRSEHLATLGRQFEAGEKVGVIRQELNALRYIQRMLDQMPPPTSPPTTSRP, from the coding sequence ATGGAGACGAATCCTTTTGGTGTTTTAGGGCTGCCGGAGCGTTTTGATCTGGAGGATGAGGCGATCGAGTCGGCTTATCTGGGGTTGGCGGCGGCGGCTCACCCGGATCGGTACAGCGACCCGCTGGAGCAGGCGGACGCGGCGGAGCGGGCCTCGGCGATCAACGCGGCACGGGAGGCGTTGCTGAACCCGGAATCGAGGGCTCGGGCGCTGTTCGGGATCAGAGAGGGAACCGAGGGTGGCGCAGGCGGTGATGAGAATGCATTGCCTGCGGATTTTCTGATGGAGGTGATGGAGGTTCGAGAGCGGCTGGAGGAGGCGGTGGCCAGCGAGGAGCCGGGCGAGCTGGCGGCGCTGCGGCGTTGGGCGGATGAGACGCGCTCGGAGCATCTGGCGACGCTGGGGCGTCAGTTTGAGGCTGGGGAGAAGGTCGGGGTGATTCGGCAGGAACTCAACGCGCTGCGGTATATCCAACGGATGCTGGATCAGATGCCCCCCCCCACCAGCCCCCCCACCACCAGTAGACCTTAG
- the rsmH gene encoding 16S rRNA (cytosine(1402)-N(4))-methyltransferase RsmH, with amino-acid sequence MPDDPHGHIPVLLEPTLEVLAARPGETVVDATAGRGGHAAALLERIGPGGRLLLVDRDAGNLEYARGRIKGRAEGLGVEVRSCHGSFSRLREAVAGVGLDRVDVLLADLGFASNQMDDAERGLAFSNDGPLDMRLDRSSGSTAEELLATASEQEIADILFHEGEERLSRRIARKIVETRRERPIKSTAALAELVRSVYGSAAGRSRMHPATRTFMALRIAVNQELPALDALLSQVPDVMRDGGRAAIISFHSLEDRRVKQAFSGWAKEDRAKLLTRKPVEASLAEATSNPRSRSAKLRGLTWLGGATRM; translated from the coding sequence ATGCCTGACGACCCCCACGGTCATATTCCGGTGCTGCTTGAGCCCACGCTGGAGGTCCTTGCCGCGCGACCGGGAGAGACCGTTGTGGATGCGACGGCGGGTCGAGGGGGGCATGCTGCGGCGCTACTGGAGCGGATCGGACCGGGCGGGCGCCTTCTGCTGGTTGATCGTGATGCGGGGAATCTTGAGTACGCCAGGGGGCGGATCAAGGGTCGGGCTGAGGGGCTTGGGGTTGAGGTACGGTCCTGTCACGGCAGTTTCTCGCGGCTGCGGGAGGCTGTGGCTGGGGTGGGGCTGGATCGGGTTGATGTGTTGCTGGCGGACCTGGGGTTTGCGTCGAATCAGATGGACGATGCGGAGCGGGGGCTGGCGTTTAGCAATGACGGGCCTCTGGATATGCGGCTGGATCGGAGTTCAGGGTCAACGGCGGAGGAGCTGCTGGCGACGGCATCGGAGCAGGAGATCGCCGACATCCTGTTCCATGAGGGTGAGGAGCGGCTATCACGGCGGATCGCACGAAAGATTGTCGAGACCCGGCGTGAGCGTCCGATTAAATCAACAGCGGCGCTAGCTGAGTTGGTGCGCTCCGTTTACGGATCGGCCGCAGGCCGATCCCGGATGCATCCAGCGACGCGGACGTTTATGGCGCTGCGGATCGCTGTGAATCAGGAGTTGCCTGCTTTGGACGCATTGCTCAGCCAGGTCCCGGATGTGATGCGAGATGGCGGGCGTGCTGCGATCATTAGTTTTCACTCGCTGGAAGACCGGCGGGTGAAGCAGGCCTTCTCGGGTTGGGCGAAGGAAGATCGTGCCAAACTGCTGACGCGTAAGCCGGTTGAGGCGAGTCTCGCGGAAGCGACATCGAACCCTCGTTCGCGATCGGCTAAGCTGCGAGGCCTGACCTGGTTGGGCGGGGCCACACGGATGTGA